The following coding sequences are from one Gossypium raimondii isolate GPD5lz chromosome 4, ASM2569854v1, whole genome shotgun sequence window:
- the LOC105767853 gene encoding BTB/POZ domain-containing protein At5g03250: MAFLRLGSKSEIFHREGHTWVCTSGLPRDICINIGEMSFNLHKFPLLSRSGLLEKLIEEYSNGEGSSLNLRLDDIPGGAKAFELISKFCYGVRMELTAYNIVSVRCAAEYLRMTEDYGDGNLVMQAEAFLNEVLGNWSDSVRALEACEEVMPQAEELHIVSRCIESLATKASADPSFFSTTSSGRETRPSPEDSGLWNGISTATKTQYIGEDWWYQDVSFLSLPLYKRLILAIESKGLRPETIAASVVHYARRYLPLMNRQSSFDDVNSTVTNMPNTCEADQRALLEEIVGLLPNKKGVASTKFLIRLLRTAMVLHTSPSCRENLEMRVGAQLDQASLVDLLIPNMGYSETLYDVDCVQRILDHFMLVQQAAALATPPGIAEEGQIIKGSPDSLTPITMVANLIDGFLAEVASDVNFKLPKFEALAATIPDYARPVDDGLYHAIDVYMKTHHWIADGEREQLCRLMNCQKLSLEASTHAAQNERLPLRVIVQVLFFEQLRLRTSISGWFFVSDNLENSQNQINSAAAQQQRDNGGDDDVKQRVSELEKDCSSMKEEIQKLMKTKRSWRNFTRRLGFNRKSNSCCPKGSKASKLRAVAPSSGNRQQNCEKIEVVPPETVKVN; encoded by the exons atggcATTCTTGAGGCTGGGTTCTAAGTCTGAAATATTTCATCGTGAAGGTCATACTTG GGTTTGCACATCTGGACTTCCAAGGGACATTTGCATTAACATTGGAGAAATGTCTTTCAATCTCCACAAG TTTCCATTGCTTTCAAGAAGTGGGCTACTAGAGAAGCTTATTGAAGAGTATAGCAATGGGGAAGgatcaagtttaaatttgagaCTTGATGATATACCCGGCGGAGCTAAAGCCTTCGAGCTTATATCTAAGTTCTGCTATGGTGTTCGTATGGAACTCACCGCGTATAACATAGTCAGCGTCCGATGTGCAGCCGAGTACCTTCGAATGACAGAAGATTATGGAGATGGAAATCTTGTAATGCAGGCAGAAGCTTTCCTCAATGAAGTGCTGGGGAATTGGTCAGATTCAGTCAGAGCTCTTGAAGCATGTGAAGAAGTTATGCCACAAGCTGAAGAGCTTCACATTGTCTCTAGATGCATCGAATCGTTGGCAACCAAGGCTAGCGCGGATCCGAGCTTTTTCAGCACGACTTCGTCGGGACGCGAAACCAGGCCAAGTCCCGAAGATTCAGGCTTATGGAACGGAATATCGACTGCGACCAAGACGCAATATATAGGCGAGGATTGGTGGTACCAAGATGTATCATTCCTTAGTTTACCATTATACAAAAGACTGATTTTAGCCATTGAATCAAAAGGTTTAAGGCCTGAAACAATTGCTGCATCAGTCGTGCACTATGCTAGGAGGTACCTCCCCTTGATGAATCGACAATCAAGCTTCGATGATGTGAACAGTACCGTGACCAACATGCCGAATACttgcgaagcagatcaaagggCACTCTTAGAAGAGATTGTAGGGTTACTTCCTAATAAGAAGGGAGTCGCATCCACCAAGTTTCTCATTAGGTTGCTTCGTACAGCAATGGTGTTACATACAAGTCCATCATGCAGAGAGAATCTGGAGATGAGGGTGGGAGCTCAGTTAGATCAAGCTTCACTCGTGGACTTGCTAATACCGAATATGGGGTACTCGGAGACGCTTTATGACGTCGACTGTGTTCAGCGGATTCTCGATCATTTCATGTTAGTACAGCAGGCTGCAGCATTAGCAACTCCTCCTGGCATAGCGGAGGAGGGGCAAATAATAAAGGGATCACCGGATTCGTTGACACCGATTACGATGGTGGCCAATTTAATAGATGGATTTTTAGCAGAAGTTGCATCAGATGTTAATTTCAAGCTTCCTAAGTTCGAAGCACTGGCTGCTACAATCCCTGATTACGCAAGACCTGTTGATGATGGACTCTATCATGCCATTGATGTGTACATGAAGACACATCATTGGATTGCAGACGGTGAAAGAGAGCAGCTTTGCAGACTAATGAACTGCCAAAAGCTGTCATTGGAAGCGAGCACTCATGCAGCCCAAAATGAGAGGTTACCTCTTAGGGTAATCGTTCAAGTCCTCTTCTTCGAACAACTACGGCTTCGTACGTCAATTTCGGGCTGGTTCTTCGTCTCTGACAATCTTGAAAACtcacaaaatcaaataaactcGGCAGCAGCACAACAACAGCGTGATAATGGTGGCGATGATGATGTGAAGCAACGAGTTTCAGAGCTTGAAAAGGATTGTTCGAGCATGAAAGAGGAGATCCAGAAGCTGATGAAGACGAAAAGGAGTTGGAGGAATTTCACCAGAAGGTTGGGTTTCAATAGGAAATCGAATTCTTGTTGCCCAAAAGGATCGAAGGCTTCGAAACTAAGAGCAGTCGCCCCATCATCCGGGAACAGACAGCAAAACTGTGAAAAAATTGAGGTGGTTCCTCCTGAAACTGTGAAGGTCAATTGA